The Myxocyprinus asiaticus isolate MX2 ecotype Aquarium Trade chromosome 39, UBuf_Myxa_2, whole genome shotgun sequence genome window below encodes:
- the LOC127429567 gene encoding uncharacterized protein LOC127429567 — protein MKSCSQRAACLGCSNREDIMDPNEKRPNKWWTEPDTFAMLALIEQMGLVHELDKKRQRNESLFRHLRLSLAKRGIHFTVTQIRNRWKSLKHKYRKIKLASYRSPAARLSAVESFRYFHMLDNMLVRKPKVGNKEEDLTDGHSPVGRTLVDLDDHTDSPWPEGLVPKSEPENFTAKLELDVDESIDPEDMASSEPQSWDVGPDEVMTLGLSGEYLYAVKTEQTSLCNPKSTKSTKETADCSQDNFPGTSEETSSLILQQLTILNHRLGEQLAEQKAFHCSMLGMMDRQIQVLEQLSHFTRNHQPKPESTEMDSTISQKVNEALLRILEAQTKTVQPCSLFPMPKTELTPPWKVSLLEVQKSSLPIEGESGSETETSQTMEGHKDSPFSPPSLEPSSSTKTAILQNGLCNHN, from the exons ATGAAG TCTTGCAGCCAACGGGCTGCTTGCTTAGGGTGCTCAAACAGGGAGGATATCATGGACCCGAACGAGAAGAGGCCCAACAAGTGGTGGACTGAACCTGACACGTTTGCCATGTTGGCACTCATAGAGCAGATGGGTTTAGTCCATGAGCTAGACAAGAAGCGCCAGCGCAACGAATCCCTCTTCCGTCATCTCCGGCTCAGTCTGGCCAAGCGGGGCATCCACTTTACCGTTACCCAAATCCGAAACCGCTGGAAAAGCCTCAAACACAAGTACCGCAAGATCAAACTGGCCAGCTACCGAAGTCCAGCTGCACGCCTATCTGCTGTAGAGTCATTCCGTTATTTCCATATGCTGGATAACATGTTGGTGCGCAAACCGAAGGTAGGAAACAAGGAGGAGGACCTCACTGATGGTCACAGCCCAGTTGGACGGACACTCGTGGACCTGGATGACCACACAGACA GTCCTTGGCCTGAAGGCCTAGTCCCTAAATCTGAGCCTGAGAACTTTACTGCTAAACTGGAACTTGATGTTGATGAGAGTATTGATCCAGAAGACATGGCTAGCTCTGAGCCTCAGAGTTGGGACGTAGGACCAGATGAGGTCATGACTCTGGGTTTGTCGGGAGAATATCTCTATGCAGTGAAGACTGAACAGACATCCCTATGCAATCCCAAAAGCACTAAAAGTACAAAAGAGACTGCTGACTGCAGTCAAGATAATTTTCCAG GAACGTCTGAGGAGACCAGCAGCCTCATCCTCCAGCAGCTCACCATTCTGAACCACCGCCTTGGAGAACAGCTGGCCGAGCAGAAAGCCTTTCATTGCAGCATGCTGGGAATGATGGATCGCCAAATACAAGTCCTGGAACAACTCTCACATTTCACCAGGAACCACCAACCCAAGCCTGAATCCACAGAGATGGACTCCACCATTAGTCAGAAGGTCAACGAAGCCCTGCTGCGCATCCTGGAGGCTCAGACAAAGACAGTTCAGCCGTGCTCCCTGTTCCCCATGCCAAAGACAGAACTTACTCCCCCTTGGAAGGTCTCTCTCTTGGAAGTCCAAAAGAGTTCACTACCCATTGAGGGAGAGTCAGGCAGTGAGACTGAGACctctcaaaccatggagggacaCAAAGATAGCCCTTTTAGCCCACCTTCTTTAGAGCCTTCATCCTCAACCAAGACTGCTATTTTACAGAATGGATTATGTAATCACAACTGA
- the LOC127429589 gene encoding trafficking protein particle complex subunit 6b-like, producing the protein MADDVLFEFLHMEIVAHIYKEQATREDIDKERVTCVSTLEAMGFRVGQGLIERFTKDCPSFKDDLDIMKFVCKDFWSTIFKKQIDNLRTNHQGTYVLQDNKFPLLTQFSTGKQYLEEAPKYLAFSCGMIRGALSNLGLESVVTAEVSLMPSCKFQVVVQKILD; encoded by the exons ATGGCAGATGACGTTCTGTTTGAATTCCTCCACATGGAGATTGTGGCTCACATTTACAAGGAGCAGGCGACCCGAGAGGATATTGATAAG GAAAGAGTGACATGTGTATCTACTCTAGAGGCAATGGGCTTCAGAGTTGGACAAGGACTGATTGAAAG GTTTACAAAAGACTGCCCTAGTTTCAAAGATGACTTGGACATCATGAAGTTCGTCTGCAAAGACTTCTGGAGCACTATCTTCAAAAAACAAATTGACAACTTGAGGACGAATCATCAG GGCACTTACGTCCTACAGGATAATAAATTTCCACTACTGACTCAGTTTTCCACTGGAAAGCAATATCTTGAGGAGGCCCCTAAA tACTTAGCCTTTTCTTGTGGGATGATTCGGGGAGCTCTATCCAACCTGGGCTTGGAGAGTGTCGTGACTGCAGAGGTGTCTTTAATGCCATCAT gTAAATTCCAAGTTGTAGTTCAAAAAATCTTGGATTGA